One segment of Massilia sp. Se16.2.3 DNA contains the following:
- a CDS encoding 2OG-Fe dioxygenase family protein, whose translation MTTSEPPFTDPSRIADALRGEGYALVRPQDVARLAGCSLAELDTLAASWDRLELDNYLKDGGRYRRRRHSCFVDTAGKLVQTPHRAHWQPVEYNALHGGMHRLFEPIELDTIANPAWQRLLGALGAVCTSVRNVQPRYVEAHQFRIDTADGIGRPTPEGAHRDGVDFVAVILVQRHGIKGGETRVFEANGPRGQRFTMQEPWTLLLLDDAAVIHESTPIQPLAEHGHRDTLVLTWRAGSFQGEGV comes from the coding sequence CTGGTGCGCCCGCAGGACGTGGCGCGCCTGGCCGGCTGCAGCCTGGCCGAGCTGGACACGCTGGCAGCGAGCTGGGACCGCCTCGAACTGGACAACTACCTGAAGGACGGCGGCCGCTACCGGCGCCGCCGCCATTCCTGCTTCGTCGATACCGCCGGGAAGCTGGTGCAGACGCCGCACCGCGCGCACTGGCAGCCGGTCGAGTACAACGCCCTGCACGGCGGCATGCATCGCCTGTTCGAGCCGATCGAGCTTGATACCATCGCCAACCCGGCCTGGCAACGCCTGCTGGGCGCCCTCGGCGCCGTCTGCACGAGCGTGCGCAATGTCCAGCCCCGGTACGTGGAAGCGCACCAGTTCCGCATCGATACCGCCGACGGCATCGGCCGCCCGACGCCGGAAGGCGCGCACCGCGACGGCGTCGATTTCGTCGCCGTGATCCTGGTCCAGCGCCACGGCATCAAGGGCGGCGAGACGCGCGTGTTCGAAGCGAACGGTCCGCGCGGCCAGCGCTTCACGATGCAGGAACCCTGGACCCTGCTGCTGCTCGACGACGCGGCCGTGATCCACGAGTCGACCCCGATCCAGCCGCTGGCGGAGCATGGGCATCGCGATACGCTGGTGCTGACCTGGCGCGCGGGAAGCTTCCAGGGCGAAGGGGTGTAA
- a CDS encoding efflux RND transporter periplasmic adaptor subunit: MPPSTPRLLSRAVLAFLVLSALAGCGKGKDEKKDAAPTPALTVTTGRPATASLPLRLGANGNVAPRQEAIVGSESGGLRLLDVRVNVGDVVKKGEVLAVFSADTVNAEVAQARAPLQEAQANAAEAAANARRGEALRASGAMSEQQVAQYVTAANTAAAAWVAAARATLSQQQLRLRYTQVVAPDSGIISARSATVGAVVGVGTELFRLIRRGRLEWRAEVTASDIGRIKPGTKVTVKAANGSEVAGKVRMVAPTVDPQSRTALVYVDLPPALSANAPLKAGMFAGGEFELGASSALTVPQTAIAVRDGFSYVFRLNTDNRVSQLKIDTGRRLGERIEVVKGLAADTPIVVSGAGFLNDGDLVRNVAAPAPAKAAKVAAR; encoded by the coding sequence ATGCCACCATCGACTCCACGCCTCTTGTCCCGCGCCGTCCTGGCCTTTCTCGTCCTGTCCGCGCTGGCGGGCTGCGGCAAGGGCAAGGACGAGAAGAAGGATGCCGCGCCGACGCCGGCCCTGACCGTCACCACCGGACGGCCGGCCACGGCCAGCCTGCCGCTGCGCCTCGGTGCCAACGGCAACGTCGCCCCCCGGCAGGAGGCGATCGTCGGCAGCGAGTCGGGCGGCCTGCGCCTGCTTGATGTGCGGGTCAACGTGGGCGACGTCGTCAAGAAAGGCGAAGTGCTCGCCGTATTCTCGGCCGACACCGTCAACGCCGAAGTCGCGCAGGCGCGCGCGCCCCTGCAGGAAGCGCAGGCGAATGCCGCGGAAGCGGCCGCCAACGCCAGGCGCGGCGAAGCCCTGCGCGCATCCGGTGCGATGAGCGAGCAGCAGGTGGCGCAGTACGTCACGGCCGCGAATACCGCCGCGGCGGCGTGGGTGGCGGCGGCGCGCGCCACGCTCAGCCAGCAGCAGCTGCGCCTGCGCTACACGCAGGTGGTGGCGCCGGACAGCGGCATCATCTCGGCGCGCAGCGCCACTGTCGGTGCCGTCGTCGGCGTCGGCACCGAACTGTTCCGCCTGATCCGCCGGGGCCGCCTCGAGTGGCGCGCCGAAGTCACGGCAAGCGACATCGGCCGCATCAAGCCCGGCACGAAGGTGACGGTGAAGGCGGCGAACGGCAGCGAGGTCGCCGGCAAGGTGCGCATGGTCGCGCCCACGGTCGACCCGCAATCGCGTACCGCGCTGGTCTATGTCGACCTACCGCCGGCGCTGTCGGCCAACGCGCCCCTGAAGGCGGGCATGTTCGCCGGCGGCGAATTCGAACTGGGCGCCTCGAGTGCGCTGACCGTGCCGCAGACGGCGATTGCCGTGCGCGATGGCTTCAGCTACGTGTTCCGCCTGAATACGGACAACCGCGTCAGCCAGCTCAAGATCGACACCGGCCGCCGCCTGGGCGAACGCATCGAGGTGGTCAAGGGGCTGGCGGCCGACACGCCGATCGTGGTCAGCGGCGCGGGCTTCCTGAATGACGGGGATCTGGTGCGCAACGTCGCGGCGCCTGCCCCGGCCAAAGCGGCCAAGGTCGCGGCGCGCTGA